A window of Macrotis lagotis isolate mMagLag1 chromosome X, bilby.v1.9.chrom.fasta, whole genome shotgun sequence contains these coding sequences:
- the LOC141498133 gene encoding cytochrome c oxidase subunit 7C, mitochondrial-like — protein MNSGGKLGRQRRRTSCFCRPLPSPRFPSSSLSCRPRRKEQGQEAPGSHLSLLGSVMLGQSLRRFSTSLVRRSHYEEGPGKNLPFSVENKWRLLAMMAVFFGSGFSAPFFIVRHQLLKK, from the exons ATGAATAGTGGAGGGAAGTTGGGAAGGCAAAG GCGCCGCACTTCCTGTTTTTGTCGGCCTCTTCCGTCTCCGCGTTTCCCGTCATCCTCTCTGAGCTGTCGTCCGCGCAGGAAGGAGCAAGGTCAGGAGGCTCCTGGCAGCCATCTCTCCCTCCTCGGCAGCGTCATGTTGGGGCAGAGCCTGCGTAGGTTCTCCACCTCCTTGGTTCGCAGGAGCCACTATGAGGAGGGCCCAGGAAAG AACCTGCCCTTTTCAGTGGAAAACAAATGGCGGTTGCTAGCAATGATGGCTGTATTCTTTGGATCTGGATTTTCTGCACCTTTCTTCATAGTAAGACATCAGCTGCTTAAGAAATAA